A stretch of Acidobacteriota bacterium DNA encodes these proteins:
- a CDS encoding carboxypeptidase regulatory-like domain-containing protein, translating to MKDRYVSCIRFVMLALLLVVTSTPAFAQATSGSALSGVVLDTDGGAIPGATVVVKNNATGVVIEAVSNSTGQFSIPGLNAGTYTVTVSLSGFKTFVANEVRLIAGTPAAITAKLEIGALTETIEVKGGTEMVQTQSPTVSSTLLTEQLSQLPLASRNALYSLAMLPGVSSVGNNLRSSIINGLPNNTVNITIDGIGTGNALQSGDGFFSMVTPRMDAVEEVTVTGAVPGVGAGAGSVQVAFTTRSGSNQFESSAYLYWRDPKFNSNYYFNEVAVSAANPNGLPKNDVKLYTYGGRIGGPIVLPGYNGRGKAFFFFNMEHQRQPSSATRDRTILKDSAAAGIFTYDRVVGGVTTQQTVDILALARANGQIATLDPTIQSILSRIKAATQIEGVVSQTTNRNVDNYRFQPGGRGDQYAPTGRIDYNLTDKHRISATYYWQRFKSNPDLLNSAEVRFPGFANYGTQNSYRTTGSLGVRSTLTSNMVNEFKGGWQWSPNDFFSNITPAMFEDQGGYSLGLPLITGATTRNDAAPRNTTTWSVSDDLSWLKGSHSITFGGSFSGVHNRLNGYDNGAHSEHRVQRDVRPGGRPV from the coding sequence ATGAAAGACCGTTACGTCAGTTGTATTCGATTCGTCATGCTCGCCCTGCTGCTGGTCGTCACCAGCACGCCTGCATTCGCGCAGGCTACCTCAGGCTCAGCCCTCTCGGGCGTGGTCCTGGATACCGACGGCGGTGCCATTCCCGGCGCCACCGTCGTTGTGAAAAATAACGCTACCGGCGTCGTCATCGAGGCGGTCAGCAACTCGACCGGCCAGTTCTCGATCCCCGGTCTGAATGCCGGCACCTATACGGTGACGGTCTCGCTGTCGGGCTTCAAGACGTTCGTCGCCAACGAGGTTCGTCTGATTGCGGGAACCCCCGCGGCGATCACCGCCAAGCTCGAAATCGGCGCGCTGACGGAGACGATTGAAGTCAAAGGCGGCACCGAGATGGTGCAGACGCAGTCGCCCACGGTTTCGTCCACGCTGCTCACCGAGCAGTTGAGCCAGCTTCCGCTGGCGTCGCGCAACGCGTTGTACTCCCTGGCCATGCTCCCTGGCGTGTCCTCGGTCGGCAACAACCTGCGCAGCTCGATCATCAACGGCCTGCCGAACAACACGGTCAACATCACGATTGATGGCATCGGCACCGGCAACGCGCTGCAGTCGGGTGACGGCTTCTTCTCGATGGTCACGCCCCGCATGGACGCGGTGGAAGAAGTGACGGTCACGGGCGCCGTGCCCGGCGTGGGTGCCGGCGCGGGTTCCGTGCAGGTGGCGTTCACCACCCGCTCGGGCTCGAACCAGTTCGAGTCGAGCGCGTACCTCTACTGGCGCGATCCGAAGTTCAACTCGAACTACTACTTCAATGAAGTGGCGGTCTCGGCGGCCAACCCGAACGGCCTTCCGAAGAACGACGTCAAGCTGTACACGTACGGCGGCCGCATCGGCGGCCCCATCGTCCTGCCGGGCTACAACGGCCGGGGCAAGGCGTTTTTCTTCTTCAACATGGAACACCAGCGGCAGCCCTCGTCAGCCACAAGGGACCGTACGATTCTGAAGGACTCGGCCGCAGCGGGCATCTTCACGTATGACCGCGTGGTTGGCGGCGTCACGACGCAGCAGACCGTAGACATTCTGGCGCTGGCGCGGGCCAACGGTCAGATCGCCACGCTCGACCCCACCATTCAGTCGATTCTCTCGAGGATCAAGGCGGCCACACAGATCGAAGGCGTCGTCAGCCAGACCACCAACCGGAACGTGGACAACTACCGGTTCCAGCCGGGCGGCCGCGGCGATCAGTACGCGCCGACCGGACGCATCGACTACAACCTGACGGACAAGCACCGCATCAGCGCCACGTACTACTGGCAGCGGTTCAAGAGCAATCCTGACCTGCTCAACAGCGCGGAAGTGCGGTTCCCCGGCTTCGCGAACTACGGCACGCAGAACTCCTATCGCACCACGGGTTCGCTGGGTGTGCGTTCCACGCTGACGTCAAACATGGTGAACGAGTTCAAGGGCGGCTGGCAGTGGTCGCCGAACGACTTCTTCTCCAACATCACCCCGGCCATGTTCGAAGACCAGGGTGGCTACAGCCTCGGCCTGCCGCTCATCACGGGTGCGACGACTCGCAACGACGCTGCGCCGCGTAACACCACGACGTGGAGCGTGAGCGACGACCTGAGCTGGCTGAAGGGTTCGCACAGCATCACGTTCGGCGGTTCGTTCTCGGGCGTGCACAACCGCCTGAACGGGTACGACAACGGTGCCCACAGTGAACATCGGGTTCAACGAGACGTTCGACCCGGC
- a CDS encoding ABC transporter permease → MLAQDLRYALRTLVTQKAFAAVVVVCLGLGIGVNATIFSVADGVLIQPFPYAEPHRLVVMNATNREADVDWAGLSYLDVRDWRAQSTRLSSIATTSGRSLTLSDGGEPVRYRGEAVSWDLFPMLGITPIVGRPFGPGDDAVGAPDVVLLSEEVWRLRYQSDPAAIGRRVLINSKPHEIIGVMPKGFKFPEIAQLWVPATPLVHAQPRDNRSLEVYARLADGATVAQADEEARAIAARLAEAFPGTHKGWSAWVHDLRDELIPTDVSLVIWLMMGAATLVLIIACSNVANLLLARATVRRREISVRAALGAGRGRIIRQLLTESVVFGVISVPLGLALAYAGTQLLTAAMPPDQIPYYIQWRIDWRSVSYAVVVAVVTAVVFGLVPAFQATGGTLHDELKEGTRGNSGTRSLARNALVVVQVALAIVSLVGAALFVRTFVNLDDYEVGFDPAPLMTFRTYLPADVYSGPDAVTNRVRDLVERLEGLPGVEAVFASAMVPLGGGGGGGSLHIDGVSFESGREPYTDLYGVTPGFLKTLGLAVTDGEDFTAAQGWSRTPVALVNRTLVNRYFAASSPIGRRVRVTESGNSDEWLTIIGVIEDIKHDEIDPDDETYPAIYVPYPYQESFGTGVTMRVAGEPSAVMPAVRAQVRAADADLPIYSVLTMDARRRLSFWQFAIFGWVFSIIGVIALLLSAVGVYGVLSYSVSQRTREIGVRVALGASAASVQTLIVRQGVILAGVGVVLGLAASAALTQKAVSLLYNVAPTDPLSYTVVAVFLLLVAGLASWVPARRAMRVDPIEALRGE, encoded by the coding sequence ATGCTCGCCCAAGACCTGCGCTACGCGCTCCGAACCCTCGTCACTCAGAAGGCTTTTGCCGCCGTCGTGGTGGTGTGTCTCGGTCTCGGAATTGGGGTGAACGCCACGATTTTTTCCGTGGCTGACGGGGTGCTGATTCAGCCGTTCCCCTATGCCGAGCCCCACCGCCTGGTGGTCATGAACGCGACCAACCGTGAGGCGGACGTCGATTGGGCCGGGTTGTCCTATCTCGACGTTCGAGACTGGCGGGCTCAAAGCACTCGGCTTTCTTCAATAGCGACCACTTCCGGACGAAGCTTGACGCTGTCTGATGGTGGCGAGCCCGTGCGCTACCGCGGTGAGGCCGTATCGTGGGACCTATTCCCAATGTTGGGCATTACCCCGATTGTCGGTCGTCCATTTGGGCCTGGTGACGATGCCGTGGGGGCACCCGATGTGGTGCTGCTGAGTGAAGAGGTATGGAGGTTGAGGTATCAGAGCGACCCGGCCGCCATCGGCCGCCGCGTGCTCATCAACAGCAAGCCGCACGAAATTATCGGGGTGATGCCAAAGGGCTTCAAGTTCCCCGAGATCGCGCAGCTGTGGGTGCCCGCCACGCCTTTGGTCCACGCCCAGCCCAGAGACAACCGCAGCCTGGAGGTCTATGCCCGTCTGGCCGACGGCGCGACGGTGGCACAGGCCGATGAGGAGGCCCGTGCGATCGCCGCGCGCCTCGCCGAGGCGTTTCCCGGCACGCACAAGGGATGGAGTGCCTGGGTGCACGACCTTCGGGACGAGTTGATTCCGACGGATGTATCGCTGGTGATCTGGCTGATGATGGGCGCCGCCACGCTGGTGCTGATCATCGCGTGTTCGAACGTCGCGAATCTGCTGCTGGCGCGCGCGACGGTGCGGCGCCGCGAAATTTCCGTGCGAGCGGCGCTGGGCGCAGGGCGCGGCCGGATCATCCGCCAGTTGCTCACAGAGAGTGTGGTGTTCGGCGTCATCAGCGTGCCCCTTGGGCTCGCGCTGGCCTATGCGGGGACGCAGTTGCTGACTGCCGCCATGCCGCCCGATCAGATTCCGTACTACATCCAGTGGCGCATCGACTGGCGCTCGGTCTCCTACGCCGTGGTGGTCGCCGTGGTCACCGCCGTCGTGTTTGGTTTGGTGCCGGCGTTTCAGGCCACCGGCGGCACATTGCACGACGAGTTGAAGGAAGGCACCCGCGGCAATAGCGGCACGCGCTCCCTGGCGCGCAACGCGCTGGTGGTGGTGCAGGTGGCGCTGGCAATTGTCTCGCTCGTCGGTGCGGCGCTGTTCGTGCGGACGTTTGTGAATCTCGACGACTACGAGGTGGGATTCGACCCGGCGCCACTGATGACCTTCCGGACCTACCTGCCCGCTGACGTCTATTCGGGCCCGGATGCCGTGACCAACCGGGTGCGCGATCTGGTGGAACGGCTCGAAGGCCTCCCCGGCGTGGAGGCGGTGTTTGCGTCCGCGATGGTGCCACTCGGTGGCGGCGGCGGGGGTGGCTCGTTGCACATCGACGGTGTGTCGTTTGAGAGCGGCCGGGAGCCGTATACGGACCTGTATGGCGTGACTCCAGGTTTTCTGAAGACCCTTGGACTGGCTGTGACAGACGGCGAAGACTTCACGGCCGCGCAGGGCTGGTCGCGCACGCCGGTGGCGCTCGTAAATCGCACGCTGGTCAATCGATACTTCGCCGCGAGCAGCCCGATCGGGCGGAGGGTGCGGGTGACCGAGTCGGGGAACAGCGACGAATGGCTGACCATCATCGGCGTCATCGAGGACATCAAACACGACGAGATCGATCCCGACGATGAGACGTACCCGGCGATTTATGTGCCTTACCCATATCAGGAATCGTTCGGGACGGGGGTGACGATGAGGGTGGCGGGAGAGCCGAGCGCGGTGATGCCGGCCGTCAGAGCCCAGGTGCGGGCCGCCGATGCGGACCTGCCGATCTACAGCGTGTTGACGATGGATGCGCGGCGGCGGCTGAGCTTCTGGCAGTTTGCGATTTTCGGGTGGGTGTTTTCGATCATCGGCGTGATCGCGCTGTTGCTCTCGGCAGTTGGTGTCTACGGTGTGCTGTCGTACTCGGTGTCACAACGCACACGGGAAATCGGCGTGCGGGTGGCGCTGGGGGCCAGTGCCGCAAGCGTGCAGACGCTGATCGTCCGCCAGGGGGTGATCCTCGCCGGCGTGGGGGTGGTGCTGGGGCTGGCCGCCTCGGCCGCACTCACGCAGAAGGCCGTGTCGCTGCTCTACAACGTGGCGCCCACCGATCCGCTCAGCTACACCGTCGTCGCCGTGTTCCTATTGTTGGTCGCCGGCCTGGCGAGTTGGGTGCCCGCCCGCCGTGCGATGCGCGTGGACCCGATCGAAGCTCTGCGGGGCGAATGA
- a CDS encoding ABC transporter permease, translating into MDTFRHDLRFAIRSLLRQPGFAVVTILTLALGIGANTAIFSVVNGVLLRPLDYPRPDRLVFVTSQFPTLGFDQFWVSMPEFSEFRDNTQAFSSIGGYTINAVNLGTDPPSRPVRAQVTPELLPTLGVNPAHGRWFSAEDSRPGAAPVALLSWELWQRSYGGDAGIVGRSLLINGTSTEIVGVMPGGFDVHDQKVELWQPLTIDPATFQNSRGGHFLYLVGRLKDNLTIDQARADTSRLVAQWRTMVPQGHVPSVPRHQIRLDPLKDDIVGSIQKALLILQTAVVFVLLIACANLANLLLARAEARQREFAVRSALGAGRGRLLRQFITEGLLLTAIASVVGTGLAWLGINAMLSVNPDAIPRSASVTLDASVLGFTVVTAAVTGVIFGMAPLLHLTTRLSIALRDGSRGTTASGFRKALRGTLVVAQVTLAVVLVVGAALLVRSFINLTRVDTGFDRAQLITFGVVLPAPSYPPERRVAFFSDLQERLGAIPGVQSVGAMTGLPPNRAVNANDTDFEHITPPPPGVDPATTGQPPENVDYYQTVSPGYIETMGIPIVKGRGFERGDVAGGPVVLINEALARRFYSDRDPIGQRLRPGGPALPWFTVVGVVKDVKQGGVDQDTGTELYALADQQPRLAGFAPTNMNLVMRSTLPLDSVASQIRAAVRALDGTLPIVRLQTMDDVFGTAVARPRFLTVLLGVFAVLALVLAAVGTYGILSYLVTERQQEIGIRMALGAARGSVLWLVLRQGLWLAGIGLAAGVAGAVAVGRYLQTLLFGISPTDPLTLGMVTGVILLTAFVACLIPALRATRTDPLTVLRGD; encoded by the coding sequence ATGGACACATTCCGCCACGACCTGAGGTTCGCTATCCGGTCGCTGCTGCGGCAGCCCGGCTTTGCGGTCGTCACAATCCTGACGCTCGCCCTGGGCATCGGCGCCAACACCGCAATCTTCTCGGTCGTGAATGGCGTGTTGCTTCGCCCACTCGACTACCCCCGGCCGGATCGACTCGTCTTCGTCACCAGCCAGTTTCCAACGCTCGGCTTCGATCAGTTCTGGGTGTCGATGCCTGAGTTCTCGGAGTTCCGCGACAACACGCAGGCGTTTTCGTCCATCGGCGGCTACACGATCAACGCAGTGAACCTGGGAACAGATCCCCCGAGCCGGCCCGTCAGGGCGCAGGTCACGCCTGAACTGCTGCCGACACTGGGGGTCAATCCCGCGCACGGCCGATGGTTCAGCGCCGAGGATTCACGCCCGGGCGCCGCACCGGTGGCCCTGCTGTCGTGGGAGTTGTGGCAACGCTCGTATGGGGGTGATGCGGGCATCGTCGGCCGGTCTCTGCTCATCAATGGCACCTCCACGGAGATCGTCGGGGTCATGCCGGGTGGTTTCGATGTGCACGATCAAAAAGTGGAGCTGTGGCAGCCGCTCACGATCGATCCCGCGACCTTTCAGAACAGCCGCGGCGGCCACTTCCTCTACCTCGTTGGGCGTCTGAAGGACAACCTCACGATTGACCAGGCCCGCGCCGACACGTCGCGCCTTGTGGCCCAGTGGCGGACGATGGTGCCGCAGGGGCATGTGCCGAGTGTGCCAAGGCACCAGATCCGGCTCGATCCGCTGAAGGACGACATTGTGGGATCGATTCAGAAGGCGCTGCTGATCCTGCAGACCGCTGTCGTGTTTGTACTGCTCATCGCCTGTGCCAATCTGGCGAACCTGCTGCTCGCACGAGCCGAGGCTCGGCAGCGCGAGTTTGCCGTCCGGTCCGCGCTTGGCGCCGGCCGGGGCCGGTTGCTGCGCCAGTTCATCACCGAAGGACTGCTGCTCACGGCCATCGCATCGGTCGTTGGCACTGGCCTCGCCTGGCTCGGCATCAACGCGATGTTGTCGGTGAATCCCGATGCCATCCCCCGCTCCGCCTCGGTGACGCTGGACGCGAGTGTCCTCGGATTCACAGTCGTCACAGCCGCTGTGACCGGCGTGATCTTTGGTATGGCCCCACTGCTGCACCTGACGACGCGACTGTCGATCGCGTTACGCGATGGCAGCCGTGGCACCACCGCGAGCGGATTCCGGAAGGCGCTGCGCGGCACCCTGGTGGTGGCGCAGGTCACACTCGCCGTGGTGCTCGTGGTTGGCGCCGCGCTGCTTGTTCGCAGCTTCATCAATCTGACGCGCGTGGACACCGGGTTCGACCGGGCGCAACTCATCACATTCGGCGTCGTGTTGCCGGCGCCCAGTTATCCGCCTGAGCGTCGAGTGGCGTTTTTCTCTGACCTGCAGGAGCGACTCGGCGCAATCCCCGGCGTGCAATCGGTGGGGGCCATGACGGGGCTGCCGCCCAATCGCGCCGTCAACGCGAACGATACGGACTTCGAGCACATCACACCGCCGCCCCCTGGCGTCGATCCGGCAACAACGGGCCAGCCGCCCGAAAACGTCGACTACTACCAGACGGTCTCACCGGGATACATCGAGACCATGGGCATCCCGATCGTCAAAGGCCGCGGGTTTGAACGCGGTGATGTGGCCGGCGGACCGGTGGTGCTCATCAATGAAGCGCTCGCACGGAGGTTCTACAGCGACCGCGACCCGATCGGACAGCGTCTCCGGCCAGGTGGTCCGGCCCTCCCGTGGTTCACCGTGGTGGGTGTCGTCAAGGACGTGAAGCAGGGCGGGGTTGATCAGGATACGGGCACGGAGCTGTACGCCCTTGCGGACCAGCAGCCGCGACTCGCCGGCTTTGCTCCGACGAACATGAACCTGGTGATGCGATCGACGTTGCCGCTCGACAGCGTGGCATCGCAGATACGGGCAGCGGTGCGCGCCCTGGATGGGACGCTCCCAATCGTTCGGTTGCAGACGATGGATGACGTGTTTGGCACGGCGGTGGCGCGGCCGCGGTTTCTCACGGTGTTGCTTGGCGTGTTTGCCGTCCTCGCGCTCGTGCTGGCGGCCGTCGGCACGTACGGCATCCTGTCGTATCTGGTGACCGAGCGACAGCAGGAGATCGGCATCCGGATGGCGCTGGGCGCGGCGCGCGGCAGTGTGCTCTGGCTGGTGCTGCGTCAGGGCCTGTGGCTGGCGGGCATCGGCCTGGCCGCCGGAGTGGCGGGCGCCGTGGCCGTGGGCCGATACCTCCAGACGCTGCTGTTCGGGATTTCGCCCACAGACCCGCTGACGCTTGGCATGGTCACCGGCGTGATCCTGCTGACCGCGTTTGTGGCGTGCCTGATTCCAGCGCTCCGGGCGACGCGGACAGACCCGCTGACCGTGCTGCGCGGGGACTAA
- a CDS encoding DUF481 domain-containing protein gives MTAAPQAASGAPRRLRVYLDCDSCFSEYLRSEIDWVDFVRQPQDADVHLLASSRETGSGGREYVLRFVGAGRFQGNDKDLRAVSMTGDPEELRRTGVLGAVTVGFLSYMAIDGLPPGWELSMKSKSAEPDDAPPAGDPWNLWVFRLSGGGSFEAQETTRQTEWRGSASADRVTDAWKISFGASIEESTERFDLDEDAPLKVSRGNRELEGFVAKSLGPHWSLGLGGRVNASEFGNTRLSTTLTPAVEYSVFPYREYASRQLLVKYQLGLQRASYKEITLFDKLRETLWQHELSADFDQKQPWGSVEFGLEWRQYLHDLSKYRLEAQADVSFRITRGLSVTAEAQASRIRDQISLPRRDATSEEVLLRLRELQSGYEVQFSFGITYSFGSLFNNVVNPRFGG, from the coding sequence GTGACAGCCGCGCCCCAGGCGGCCTCCGGTGCGCCGCGCCGGCTTCGCGTGTATCTCGACTGCGACTCGTGCTTCTCGGAGTATCTGAGGAGCGAGATTGACTGGGTGGATTTCGTCCGCCAGCCGCAGGATGCCGACGTCCACCTGCTGGCGAGTTCGCGCGAAACGGGCAGCGGGGGCCGTGAGTACGTGTTGCGGTTCGTGGGAGCCGGCCGCTTCCAGGGCAACGACAAGGACCTGCGGGCGGTCTCGATGACCGGCGATCCCGAAGAGCTGCGCCGCACGGGCGTCCTCGGCGCCGTGACCGTCGGCTTTCTCAGCTACATGGCGATCGACGGGCTGCCACCGGGATGGGAGTTGTCGATGAAGTCGAAATCTGCCGAACCCGATGACGCACCGCCCGCAGGCGATCCGTGGAATCTCTGGGTCTTCCGCCTCAGCGGCGGGGGGTCGTTCGAAGCGCAGGAGACGACCCGCCAGACCGAATGGCGGGGGAGCGCGTCGGCCGATCGCGTAACCGACGCGTGGAAGATCAGCTTCGGCGCCAGTATCGAGGAGAGCACGGAGCGCTTCGACCTGGACGAAGATGCGCCGCTCAAGGTCAGTCGCGGCAATCGGGAACTCGAGGGCTTCGTAGCGAAAAGCCTGGGCCCGCACTGGTCGTTGGGGCTCGGCGGCCGCGTCAACGCGTCGGAATTCGGCAACACCCGGCTGTCAACGACCCTGACCCCCGCCGTCGAGTACAGCGTATTTCCGTACCGCGAATATGCCTCACGGCAGTTGCTGGTGAAGTATCAGCTTGGGTTGCAGCGCGCCAGCTACAAAGAGATCACCCTCTTTGACAAGCTGCGCGAAACGTTGTGGCAGCACGAGCTGTCGGCAGACTTCGACCAGAAGCAACCGTGGGGTTCGGTGGAGTTCGGCCTCGAATGGCGGCAGTACCTGCACGACCTGTCCAAGTACCGGCTCGAGGCGCAAGCCGACGTCTCGTTCCGTATCACCCGGGGGCTTTCTGTCACCGCCGAGGCGCAGGCCTCGCGGATTCGCGATCAGATCTCCTTGCCTCGCCGTGACGCGACATCCGAGGAAGTGCTGCTGCGTCTGCGGGAACTTCAGAGCGGGTATGAGGTCCAGTTCTCGTTCGGCATCACCTACAGCTTCGGCTCACTCTTCAACAACGTCGTAAATCCGCGGTTCGGCGGATGA
- a CDS encoding deoxyribodipyrimidine photolyase — protein sequence MPLPSTRVRAINDLPARPDRTYVLYWMTAYRRLSSNFALQHAVEQAREWGKPLVILEALRSDYPWASDRLHRFVIDGMADHARALAGSPVLYFPYVEPTRGAGKGLLAQLAADACVVVTDDFPSFFLPRMVAAAGRGIDARLESVDSNGVMPVRGTSKVFLTAHSFRSHMQGTLRDHLGQWPAPITFRDLPKCPPLAANISARWPTVPLDVLEAPDALIASLPIDHSVPAVDTRGGTTAARGRLRRFIEQRLARYADHNSDPDDEGTSGLSPYLHFGHISSHEVFEAVMTAEGWTSRKLGSGRRGNREGWWGTSASAEGFLDQLITWRELGFNMCALRPDDYDQYSSLPAWARATLAQHATDPRPIVYSIEEFAAARTHDEIWNAAQRELAATGTCHNYMRMLWGKKILEWTRTPEEALHTMIEIMNRFALDGRNPNSYSGYCWILGRYDRAWGPERPIFGKIRYMSSANTVRKLRMKQYMKKWGSSAEPRIYDVVEE from the coding sequence TTGCCCCTTCCTTCCACGCGCGTCCGTGCGATCAACGATCTCCCCGCCCGCCCCGACCGGACGTACGTCCTGTATTGGATGACGGCGTACCGGCGGTTGTCGTCGAACTTCGCGCTGCAGCATGCGGTGGAACAAGCCCGTGAATGGGGAAAGCCCCTGGTCATTCTCGAAGCCCTCCGGTCCGACTACCCCTGGGCCAGCGACCGGCTCCACCGCTTCGTCATCGACGGCATGGCCGATCACGCTCGGGCGTTGGCGGGCTCCCCCGTTCTGTACTTTCCGTACGTGGAGCCGACCCGCGGCGCCGGCAAGGGCCTGCTCGCTCAGCTGGCCGCTGATGCATGTGTGGTGGTGACCGACGACTTTCCGTCATTCTTCCTGCCGCGCATGGTGGCAGCGGCCGGACGCGGCATCGACGCGCGACTGGAATCGGTGGACTCGAACGGCGTGATGCCTGTGCGCGGCACCAGCAAGGTGTTCCTCACCGCGCATTCGTTCCGTTCGCACATGCAGGGGACGCTGCGCGACCACCTCGGGCAGTGGCCCGCTCCAATCACATTTCGCGACCTGCCAAAATGCCCGCCGCTGGCTGCGAACATCAGCGCCCGCTGGCCCACCGTGCCGTTGGATGTGCTTGAAGCACCCGACGCCCTCATCGCATCACTACCGATCGACCACTCAGTGCCGGCCGTAGACACACGTGGCGGAACCACCGCGGCGCGCGGCAGGTTACGGCGATTCATCGAACAGCGCCTGGCCCGCTACGCCGATCACAACTCCGATCCAGACGATGAGGGGACGAGCGGGTTGTCGCCGTATCTGCACTTTGGCCACATTTCCTCACACGAGGTGTTTGAGGCCGTGATGACGGCTGAAGGCTGGACGAGCCGGAAACTCGGCAGCGGGCGGCGAGGAAATCGAGAGGGCTGGTGGGGCACGTCTGCGTCTGCCGAGGGATTCCTCGACCAACTCATCACCTGGCGCGAACTGGGCTTCAACATGTGTGCCCTGCGACCGGATGACTACGACCAGTACAGCTCACTCCCGGCGTGGGCGCGCGCCACACTGGCCCAACACGCAACAGACCCGCGGCCGATTGTGTATTCGATCGAGGAGTTTGCGGCCGCCCGGACGCACGATGAGATCTGGAACGCCGCGCAGCGCGAACTGGCCGCGACGGGCACGTGCCACAACTACATGCGCATGTTGTGGGGAAAGAAGATCCTGGAGTGGACACGGACGCCGGAAGAAGCGCTGCACACCATGATTGAAATCATGAATCGCTTCGCGCTGGACGGCCGCAATCCCAATTCCTATAGCGGCTATTGCTGGATACTCGGCCGATACGATCGCGCCTGGGGCCCCGAGCGGCCCATCTTCGGCAAGATCCGCTATATGAGTTCGGCTAACACGGTTCGGAAACTTCGAATGAAGCAATACATGAAGAAGTGGGGCTCATCCGCCGAACCGCGGATTTACGACGTTGTTGAAGAGTGA